Sequence from the Tripterygium wilfordii isolate XIE 37 chromosome 10, ASM1340144v1, whole genome shotgun sequence genome:
ctcATCCCTATCACCTGAACCTCTGGGGCCATGAGAGCTCGGGTCATATGACTGGTTCGCCAGATAAGAGAGGGCAGTAACCACATCCCCGATGAGAGGACGAGCAGCCTGTTCTTGGATGCACATGGATGCCACAGCTAACGCTTGGTAAAGACCCCGTATTGGATAGCGACCTTCCAGCCATGGATCTACCAGTTTTGAGAACTTCTTGCGATCGTTGAACATTGGACGTGCCTGAATTGACATAAACCATTGCCAACACTCgattataaaataaaacaaaggtcTCCACTTCAGAGACGAGCAAACAAAACTATAAGGTATGAACCAGAGAAGTGTATTACCCAGTTAACAAGGTTCTGCTCCCCGTGGGGTTTGGTGCTGTCAATTGCTTTACGTCCAGTAATCAGCTCTAAGAAAACTACTCCAAAACTATAGACGTCAGATTTCACTGTAAGCTGTCCGGTCATGGCATATTCAGGGGCACAATAACCATAAGTACCCATAACTCTGGTGGAAACATGTGACTTGTCCCCAACAGGACCAAGCTTTGCAAGGCCAAAATCAGAAAGCTTTGGTTGAAAGCCTTCATCCAGTAATATGTTGGATGACTTGAAATCCCTATAAATTACTGGAGGGTTTGCTTTATCATGCAGGTACTCCAAACCTTTAGCAGCACCAGCAGCTATTTTCATTCTTGTGTTCCAATCTAGGGGTTCTTTATCAGGTGGAAGATCTGCACAAAGATAAATCAACTATTAATAAGTCGGAAAAATCAACAGCTGCTAGTTTTGCTTGGTCACTTGCGTAAACCAAGGATTGGTGCAAATACAATATGTTATGGGCTACCAATTTAACcaaaattttatcaaaaaaatctgAATTACACAGATATTACTTTCCCTAACAACTGCCCATAGGCACAAACATGCTCATAATCATATTACCAATAGCAAAACTGCAAAaggcattttgcacaaagttaCAGGAGCAAAAGTCGCATCAAGTAGGATGATTCAGAAACCTTAATGCCTggtcctatttagtgtttgattGTGCACTGAAAATTTCTCAACAGGCAGAACTTCCATTACAACGTTTGGGAATCACAAAATTTAGTGCATTCAACAAAATGTTCATTGGACGAGCCATATGAGAGAAATTTGCCTCAATCTCAAATGCCAAAAAGCATGTTCATGTCACAAGCTGATCAAGTGTTCACACTAATATTGCATTTCACAAGCAGGGCAAGTGTCAGAAAAAAGGAAGTTGGAAACATCTCTTTCTGTTTTACCTTTGCCGCACATCATGCTTCACAAAACAAAATGTCACTACCTCTTTTGCAATTCTCGTTCATCATCattcgagcctttatcccaaaaatttggggTAGGCtccatgagtctatgagaaaatcaacaggAATATACTATTGTGTTCCTTTCTGCTATTCATTTctatttagagtgtgtttggattgagggatttggggggaagggaagagaagggaggggagggggagagaagggaagggaggggaagggggactattttggatagataaaaaaaagaaggaaagaaaatttgtttaatttactaatttatccttatttttatgttaaaatattatgtacaagggtaaaatagatatttaacttacaaatgacttaattagtaatccatcccctccaaatgactccattttggagagaaagaattttaacaaaaatttaatgaaatcttcctcccaaatccctccctttaatttttaataaactatccaaacaagggaatttgaaggaaactctatttcccttcctttcccttccctccaaatccctcaatccaaacacactcttaagatCATACTTTCGTCATCTCCTATTGAATCTATATCCattcttactacttcaagccatgtgCTTTTACGTATTCCTATTCGTTTCCTACACTCTCCCGTACAAATTTCCTCAATTCTCATCACCGCTGCACTGATACTTGCCCATAACATCTTAAAAGGTTTTCTTGCAACTTATCTTCAGACTTCAATCGACGCTACTCCTACATCTTTCAAGATTATACGGACTTCATATTTAGTGAACCATGTCTTTCAAGTACCACTCACCACCCGATATCTCACTGATAACCTCtcactaagaaaacaaaatattctTAGTTTGCATTCTCACCATCATGCCTTGAGAAAATTTTCTACCATACTTCCTAGGCTTTATTGCACAGGTGTACAATGACTTGGACCATGGAACATTTAAACAAGAAAAGGATAAAATCATAACTGGAGAGTCAAGACGAGAGAAAATGTTACCATGAAGGTGATCTTCCAAAGATCCCAAAGGCATAAACTCATAGACAAGGAGACGTTGATCCCCATCAGCACAGTAGCCAATCAAGTTCACTAAATTTGGATGATGAAGAAGGCTAAGCATGAGGACCTCAACTAAAAATTCCCTGTTACCTTGTAGACCATTTCTATCCAATTGTTTTACTGCAACATCCTGCAGCAGAAAACATAAAAAGTTTAGAGACACTAAAATCCACCTCAAACAAGGCCACTTGTTTGAGAAATAGGTATTTCATTGATCCTTCAATTTAATAAGGATATAGACAAGCAGAAGACTTCATTAGAGTTTTCAAACACTCTATAAAGGATAGAATGAAGGCACCTATTTTCAGCCCTACATTGATTACATTTCTGAATGAATCTATACCCATCCTatgtgaaatcaaattaaaattgcTGTAAGAAAATCCCCAAAGAAGCCATGAAAGCCGTAAAGCAATGACCATGGAGCATGTCGAACAGTTccaattttgcaaaaaaaaaaaagtaaaaaagaaatagGAGAGTCAACGACTTGGGGGAACACAACTATTCTGGCTCCTAAGTCACCAACTAAATTGCTCCAGTAGATTACTAACAGGATTATATCATCTCCACAGTCTTGAAAGAGCGCCAAAAATGCACAGCTTATAAAATCAGTGGAAAGAGTTTCATTAGAAACCATAGCAAGGCATTTACAATTTTTCAATCCAGACTTCATTGTCAGGTAGTTTTACTGTAGGTAGACATAGCATAGTTTTAAGAAGTTATCATGGGAATAAATTTTTGTGGATTGATAGAATTGGTCATGGGCAATGAATTACTGCATTACAAAAGAAACTTTAAAAAAACCATTTCTAAAGAAAATTACTATTAACGATTGTCGTATTTCtgcttgaattttcaatttgagttctatgattttttttctagcGGGCTAAAAAAATTGTATTGTCAACGGAAAAATGAAAAGGGCAAGGCGCTGGTCAATCTAGGTATAAATCACGATCTTCTACTAATACCATCAAATTTGaattgtgaaaaaaaagaagaagatatattTGAATAGTTTACCTGACCAGTGCTTTCCAGTCGTCCCTTATATACACGTCCAAATCCTCCTTCTCCTAAGAAACACTCTTGCCTGAAATTCTTAGTTGCAGCAGCAAGCTCACCAAAAGTAAATGTTGGAGCAGTAATTTGGACAGGCAGACCATCCCTTGCACCAGGTAGTTCCCTCTTAGACCCTCCATTGCTTCTTGATCTGAGCCTTTCTACTCCTGTAAAAACAACCAAAACAAAGAAGTGCAGATCAATAATCATCATTCTGTCGAAAAGTCAAATAACCATGGAGCCAAGAAGTAAAGAGCTTGGATATATCTGCTTTGGATCGAATTATCCAAGGAAGGTCTATCAACTATTAAGCCATGACTCCAGTAAGATACACAATGGAGTGTGGCAGTCCTAGTCAGCAAAATCTATATTTTGCCAAATTGAGAATGGTTTTATGACACAAATTAATAGGCAAACATGTGGCTCGGTGGTAAAATTACATAGGTACAACTAGAGGTCACAACTTTAATTCCTAGAATCAATCTCTCCAcgtattatgtgggggtaaagcCAACGTACATCCTAACTATCCCGACCCGGTACTCTACGAGAGGCTTGTGCACCATGACTGTCCGTCACGACCCCATCCACTGCGAGAGGCTTGTGCGCGGGATTTGTTGACCTTTTTTTTGTACTTGCCAGTTATATGAGTTCTCATTTCACTAAAAGAAAGTAGTACTCTTTCTAAACCGAATGTAAAATCAGCAGGGGTCTACTTCAAACACCAAAAACTCTAGAGCTCTAAAATTGCATCACAATTACTACCCACACAGCAGTCATCAATTGGAATTATTCAATAAAGATCCTATCACCAATTCATCATTTTGTTCTActtcaaaattaaagaaaatcagGAATTCAGGACTACGCAGATCGGATCAATCAATAACAGTGAATATCCGATCACAACAAACCAATACAAGttaaaaaggaaaatcaaaGAGTGATGAGATACTAACCAGAAGATAATCTGTAAACGTGAGGGGAGACTGTTGTCTGGCCTTGTTTTGCATCATCATTATCTCGCAATGGATTCAGTTTCTCCTCTCTTGAATCGAAACAAGGGAAACAACCCATCTCCTAAAATCAATCAAACCTTCCAAATCCTTACACCTCCAACGACTTGGCAGATTTATCCCAAAAAACCCAATTAACAGTTCACCTCATAATCCTATCATCCACGAAAATCCCATCAAAATTGGAAACGAAACCAGTCCAATTCCTCCTTCCTCTCCCCGATCAGATTAGAACACCAATAGAAATCACGCCCACATACACAAACcagtcaaaaaaaataaaaatatattttatcgattaaagaagaagaagaagaaaacaagagcACTTGATTCCTGGTAGAACGAAAATGATAATTCAGCAGCAAAAGAGAGCTGGAACAAGCCGGCTTTTTTTTACACACTCTTTACTGTACATATAAGAGCTCTCTCTCTGTGACTCTGTCTCTCGTCTCTGTTTGACCAAAacaccaaaaaacaaaaacaaaagacgCTAACGCGGAAAGATCTCATAGAAACtgataatatttttgttttacctTTCTACAATCTTCCATCATCGTACCTACACCGCACGACGCCCACAACTTTCTGGTCAACGAAAACAGAATTTGAGAAGTTGGTGTTGTCAATGACTCAAATGAGTTCCTGTGAAAATAACACAGCaaaactcccacatcggttgtgtgaGTTCCTcttaagtagtatataagttctctCTACCACACATCTTTTTACCTGTGATGTAATACTCATGGGTGGTGTGTGTAGTTGTTCTTGCATCTGCTTAGGTTGTAGTTCGAAAAAACAAAAACGGCAGTAGCCTGTGTGTGTGATGTTGGTAGCAGTTTCCTGTGAAAATAACACAGCaaaactcccacatcggttgtgtgaGTTCCTcttaagtagtatataagttctctCTACCACACATCTTTTTGCCTGTGATGTAATACTCATGGATGGTGTGTGTAGTT
This genomic interval carries:
- the LOC120007675 gene encoding serine/threonine-protein kinase PBS1-like; amino-acid sequence: MGCFPCFDSREEKLNPLRDNDDAKQGQTTVSPHVYRLSSGVERLRSRSNGGSKRELPGARDGLPVQITAPTFTFGELAAATKNFRQECFLGEGGFGRVYKGRLESTGQDVAVKQLDRNGLQGNREFLVEVLMLSLLHHPNLVNLIGYCADGDQRLLVYEFMPLGSLEDHLHDLPPDKEPLDWNTRMKIAAGAAKGLEYLHDKANPPVIYRDFKSSNILLDEGFQPKLSDFGLAKLGPVGDKSHVSTRVMGTYGYCAPEYAMTGQLTVKSDVYSFGVVFLELITGRKAIDSTKPHGEQNLVNWARPMFNDRKKFSKLVDPWLEGRYPIRGLYQALAVASMCIQEQAARPLIGDVVTALSYLANQSYDPSSHGPRGSGDRDEKRNRNERGGSILKNEEGGGSGRRWDLDGSEKEDSPRETARMLKRDIDRERAVAEAKTWGENWREKRRQSAQGSFDGNNG